A genomic region of Antennarius striatus isolate MH-2024 chromosome 4, ASM4005453v1, whole genome shotgun sequence contains the following coding sequences:
- the LOC137593724 gene encoding putative proline-rich protein 21 produces MDHPPEYTHQKYTHKSTLTRVHPPEYTHKSTPTRVHPPEYTHQGTPTRVHPPEYTHQGTPTRVNPPEYTYQGTPTRVHPSEYTHQSTPIRVHPSEYTHQGTPTRVHPPEYTHQSTPIRVHPSEYTHQITPIRVHPPEYTHQSTPTRVHPSEYTHQGTPTRVHPSEYTHQGTPTRVYPPEYTHQSTPIRVHPSEYTHQSTPIRVHPPEYTHQSTPIRVHPSGYTHQSTPIRVHPSEYTHQSTPTRVHPPEYTHQGPHGVSSSEAC; encoded by the exons ATGGACCACCCACCAGAGTACACCCACCAGA AGTACACCCACAAGAGTACACTCACCAGAGTACACCCACCAGAGTACACCCACAAGAGTACACCCACCAGAGTACACCCACCAGAGTACACCCACCAGGGTACACCAACCAGAGTACACCCACCAGAGTACACCCATCAGGGTACACCCACCAGAGTAAACCCACCAGAGTACACCTACCAGGGTACACCCACCAGAGTACACCCATCAGAGTACACCCACCAGAGTACACCCATCAGAGTACACCCATCAGAGTACACCCATCAGGGTACACCCACTAGAGTACACCCACCAGAGTACACCCACCAGAGTACACCCATCAGAGTACACCCATCAGAGTACACCCATCAGATTACACCCATCAGGGTACACCCACCAGAGTACACCCACCAGAGTACACCCACCAGAGTACACCCATCAGAGTACACCCATCAGGGTACACCCACCAGAGTACACCCATCAGAGTACACCCATCAGGGTACACCCACCAGAGTATACCCACCAGAGTACACCCACCAGAGTACACCCATCAGAGTACACCCATCAGAGTACACCCATCAGAGTACACCCATCAGGGTACACCCACCAGAGTACACCCACCAGAGTACACCCATCAGAGTACACCCATCAGGGTACACCCACCAGAGTACACCCATCAGAGTACACCCATCAGAGTACACCCACCAGAGTACACCCACCAGAGTACACCCACCAGAGTACACCCATCAGG GTCCTCATGGAGTCTCATCATCAGAGGCCTGTTGA
- the mgat4c gene encoding alpha-1,3-mannosyl-glycoprotein 4-beta-N-acetylglucosaminyltransferase C isoform X1 yields MFSCSHVLSSMRLVWKSLDKMRCLRKRSTIPFLGFLITFLLFLNLYMEDGYVLDGDKRQLRDASVHPPSAERYAHTFRDLSNFSGTINVTYRYLAGTPLNRKKYLTIGLSSVKRKRGNYLLETIKSIFDQSSYEELKEIMVVVHLADFDLAWCENLVQEITRKFAHHIIAGRLLVIQAPEEFYPSLDGLKRNYNDPEDRVRFRSKQNVDYAFLLNFCTNLSHFYMMLEDDVRCSRNFLTALKKVITSREGSYWVMLEFSKLGYIGKLYHAKDLPRLAHFLLMFYQEMPCDWLLIHFRGLLAQKDVIRFKPSLFQHMGYYSSYKGAENKLKDDDFEEDSIDIPDNPPASLHTNINVFENYDATKAYSTVDEYFWGKPPSTGDFFVIVFNRSTKISKIRIATGSDDRQNDVLHHGALEVGEKVVGTKKGKQCSSYITLGEFRNGNIEVQDVDHKIAFEIECLRIVVTASQKEWLIIRSISLWTTQPTSQ; encoded by the exons atgttctcatgttctcatgttctcagCAGCATGAGGCTGGTGTGGAAATCCCTGGACAAGATGAGGTGTCTGAGGAAACGCTCCACCATTCCCTTCCTGGGCTTCCTCatcaccttcctcctcttcctcaacctCTACATGGAAGACGGATACGTGCTG GACGGCGATAAGCGGCAGCTCCGGGACGCGTCAGTCCACCCCCCCAGCGCCGAGCGATACGCCCACACCTTCAGAGACCTCAGTAACTTCTCTGGAACCATTAACGTCACGTATCGCTACCTCGCCGGAACCCCGCTGAACCGCAAGA AGTATCTCACCATCGGGCTGTCGTCAGTGAAGAGGAAACGAGGGAACTACCTCCTGGAGACCATCAAGTCCATCTTCGATCAGTCCAGCTACGAGGAACTCAAAGAGATCATGGTTGTGGTCCACCTGGCAGACTTTGACCTGGCCTGGTGTGAAAACCTGGTCCAGGAAATCACCAGGAAGTTTGCTCACCACATCATCGCCGGGCGCCTCCTGGTGATCCAGGCCCCAGAGGAGTTCTACCCATCTCTGGACGGCTTGAAAAGGAACTACAACGACCCGGAGGACCGGGTCCGCTTCCGCTCCAAGCAGAACGTGGACTACGCGTTCCTGCTCAACTTCTGCACCAATCTGTCCCACTTCTACATGATGCTGGAGGACGACGTGCGCTGCTCCAGGAACTTCCTGACGGCGCTGAAGAAGGTGATCACCTCCAGAGAAGGTTCCTACTGGGTGATGCTGGAGTTCTCCAAGCTGGGCTACATCGGGAAACTGTACCACGCCAAAGACCTGCCCCGTCTGGCCCACTTCCTCCTCATGTTCTACCAGGAAATGCCCTGCGACTGGCTCCTCATCCACTTCCGGGGTCTGCTGGCCCAGAAGGACGTGATCCGCTTCAAGCCCTCGCTGTTCCAGCACATGGGCTACTACTCCTCCTACAAGGGAGCAGAGAACAAGCTGAAGGACGACGACTTCGAGGAAGACTCCATAGACATTCCCGACAACCCTCCTGCCAGCCTTCACACCAACATCAACGTCTTTGAGAACTACGACGCCACCAAGGCTTACAGCACGGTGGACGAGTACTTCTGGGGAAAGCCCCCGTCAACAGGAGACTTCTTCGTCATCGTCTTCAACAGATCCACCAAAATTAGTAAAATCAGAATCGCGACGGGGTCTGACGACCGGCAGAACGACGTCCTTCACCACGGCGCTCTGGAGGTGGGGGAGAAGGTGGTCGGGACCAAGAAAGGCAAGCAGTGCTCGTCCTACATCACGCTGGGGGAGTTCAGGAACGGGAACATCGAGGTTCAAGACGTCGACCACAAAATCGCCTTCGAGATCGAATGTCTGCGAATCGTGGTGACAGCGAGCCAGAAGGAGTGGCTGATCATCAGGAGCATCAGTTTATGGACGACACAACCGACCAGCCAATGA
- the mgat4c gene encoding alpha-1,3-mannosyl-glycoprotein 4-beta-N-acetylglucosaminyltransferase C isoform X2 — translation MRLVWKSLDKMRCLRKRSTIPFLGFLITFLLFLNLYMEDGYVLDGDKRQLRDASVHPPSAERYAHTFRDLSNFSGTINVTYRYLAGTPLNRKKYLTIGLSSVKRKRGNYLLETIKSIFDQSSYEELKEIMVVVHLADFDLAWCENLVQEITRKFAHHIIAGRLLVIQAPEEFYPSLDGLKRNYNDPEDRVRFRSKQNVDYAFLLNFCTNLSHFYMMLEDDVRCSRNFLTALKKVITSREGSYWVMLEFSKLGYIGKLYHAKDLPRLAHFLLMFYQEMPCDWLLIHFRGLLAQKDVIRFKPSLFQHMGYYSSYKGAENKLKDDDFEEDSIDIPDNPPASLHTNINVFENYDATKAYSTVDEYFWGKPPSTGDFFVIVFNRSTKISKIRIATGSDDRQNDVLHHGALEVGEKVVGTKKGKQCSSYITLGEFRNGNIEVQDVDHKIAFEIECLRIVVTASQKEWLIIRSISLWTTQPTSQ, via the exons ATGAGGCTGGTGTGGAAATCCCTGGACAAGATGAGGTGTCTGAGGAAACGCTCCACCATTCCCTTCCTGGGCTTCCTCatcaccttcctcctcttcctcaacctCTACATGGAAGACGGATACGTGCTG GACGGCGATAAGCGGCAGCTCCGGGACGCGTCAGTCCACCCCCCCAGCGCCGAGCGATACGCCCACACCTTCAGAGACCTCAGTAACTTCTCTGGAACCATTAACGTCACGTATCGCTACCTCGCCGGAACCCCGCTGAACCGCAAGA AGTATCTCACCATCGGGCTGTCGTCAGTGAAGAGGAAACGAGGGAACTACCTCCTGGAGACCATCAAGTCCATCTTCGATCAGTCCAGCTACGAGGAACTCAAAGAGATCATGGTTGTGGTCCACCTGGCAGACTTTGACCTGGCCTGGTGTGAAAACCTGGTCCAGGAAATCACCAGGAAGTTTGCTCACCACATCATCGCCGGGCGCCTCCTGGTGATCCAGGCCCCAGAGGAGTTCTACCCATCTCTGGACGGCTTGAAAAGGAACTACAACGACCCGGAGGACCGGGTCCGCTTCCGCTCCAAGCAGAACGTGGACTACGCGTTCCTGCTCAACTTCTGCACCAATCTGTCCCACTTCTACATGATGCTGGAGGACGACGTGCGCTGCTCCAGGAACTTCCTGACGGCGCTGAAGAAGGTGATCACCTCCAGAGAAGGTTCCTACTGGGTGATGCTGGAGTTCTCCAAGCTGGGCTACATCGGGAAACTGTACCACGCCAAAGACCTGCCCCGTCTGGCCCACTTCCTCCTCATGTTCTACCAGGAAATGCCCTGCGACTGGCTCCTCATCCACTTCCGGGGTCTGCTGGCCCAGAAGGACGTGATCCGCTTCAAGCCCTCGCTGTTCCAGCACATGGGCTACTACTCCTCCTACAAGGGAGCAGAGAACAAGCTGAAGGACGACGACTTCGAGGAAGACTCCATAGACATTCCCGACAACCCTCCTGCCAGCCTTCACACCAACATCAACGTCTTTGAGAACTACGACGCCACCAAGGCTTACAGCACGGTGGACGAGTACTTCTGGGGAAAGCCCCCGTCAACAGGAGACTTCTTCGTCATCGTCTTCAACAGATCCACCAAAATTAGTAAAATCAGAATCGCGACGGGGTCTGACGACCGGCAGAACGACGTCCTTCACCACGGCGCTCTGGAGGTGGGGGAGAAGGTGGTCGGGACCAAGAAAGGCAAGCAGTGCTCGTCCTACATCACGCTGGGGGAGTTCAGGAACGGGAACATCGAGGTTCAAGACGTCGACCACAAAATCGCCTTCGAGATCGAATGTCTGCGAATCGTGGTGACAGCGAGCCAGAAGGAGTGGCTGATCATCAGGAGCATCAGTTTATGGACGACACAACCGACCAGCCAATGA